In Chitinivorax sp. PXF-14, a single window of DNA contains:
- a CDS encoding exodeoxyribonuclease VII small subunit produces MAKTAKVPAPESFETALAELEGLIAGMESGNLPLEAALNAYKRGAELLQYCQGKLVDARQQVEVLEQDGLKRFGNDEEDA; encoded by the coding sequence ATGGCCAAAACCGCTAAAGTCCCCGCACCCGAATCATTTGAAACCGCCCTGGCCGAGCTGGAAGGCCTGATCGCCGGCATGGAAAGTGGCAATCTGCCACTGGAAGCCGCACTCAACGCCTACAAGCGTGGCGCGGAATTGCTGCAATACTGTCAAGGCAAGCTGGTTGACGCCAGGCAACAGGTGGAAGTGCTGGAGCAGGACGGCCTGAAACGCTTTGGCAATGACGAGGAGGACGCATGA
- a CDS encoding STAS/SEC14 domain-containing protein: MITIQQQDYGVNVAVFGEFALADYKLFEENVLYAIRFHGKPNLLLDLRDMAGYTLDMAWEEIKFTRAHANDFGKIAVVTRDQWVAWSAWVSRLFIDVDVQLFDAFEAAEAWIVE; this comes from the coding sequence ATGATCACGATCCAGCAACAGGATTACGGCGTTAATGTGGCGGTATTTGGTGAGTTCGCGCTGGCTGACTACAAGCTGTTCGAAGAAAACGTCCTGTACGCCATCCGCTTTCACGGCAAACCCAATCTGCTGCTGGACCTGCGCGACATGGCGGGATACACGCTCGACATGGCGTGGGAAGAGATCAAGTTCACCCGGGCGCATGCCAACGATTTCGGCAAGATTGCCGTGGTGACGCGCGACCAATGGGTGGCATGGAGTGCCTGGGTGTCCCGCCTCTTCATTGATGTCGATGTACAGCTGTTCGATGCCTTCGAGGCCGCCGAAGCCTGGATCGTCGAGTAA
- the dxs gene encoding 1-deoxy-D-xylulose-5-phosphate synthase encodes MYTLLNTINHPADLRQLDRKSLKQVADELREFLLESVSKTGGHLASNLGAIELTIALHYVYHTPDDRLVWDVGHQSYPHKILTGRREAMARLRMKGGLAGFPKREESEYDTFGVGHSSTSISAALGMAVAAKLKGEDRKTVAIIGDGAMTAGQAFEALNNAGAMDANMLVILNDNEMSISPNVGALNNYLAKLISGKFFNTVRKGGSKLLESMPPVHEFVRRAEEHTKGMFTPGTLFEEFGFNYIGPIDGHDLDVLIPTLQNLRELDGPQFLHIVTRKGQGYKLAENDPVLYHGVSKFDKANGIAGGKGGGKPSYTQIFGDWLCDMAALDKRLVGITPAMREGSGLVRFEQEFPERYFDVGIAEQHAVTYAAGVACEGMKPVVAIYSTFLQRAYDQLIHDVAIQNLPVVFAIDRAGLVGADGPTHAGSFDIVYLRCIPNMVVMAPSDENECRQMLYTAFQLDQPTAVRYPRGTGPGVSIEKQMTTLPVGKGEIRRTGQHVAILAFGSMLQPALAAAEQLDATVANMRFVKPLDTTLVLQLAAAHTLLVTVEEGSIMGGAGSAVAEALMQAGVAANVLQLGLKDEYVEHGDPTLLLADCGLNTEGILASINKRLIQLQQ; translated from the coding sequence ATGTACACGCTACTCAATACCATCAATCACCCCGCCGATCTGCGCCAGCTCGACCGCAAGTCACTCAAGCAGGTTGCCGACGAATTGCGCGAATTCCTGCTCGAATCGGTCAGCAAGACGGGTGGCCACCTGGCCTCCAATCTTGGTGCGATCGAGCTCACCATTGCCCTCCATTATGTTTACCACACGCCTGACGACAGGCTGGTGTGGGACGTCGGCCACCAGAGCTATCCGCACAAGATATTGACCGGCCGCCGGGAAGCCATGGCGCGCCTGCGCATGAAAGGCGGGCTTGCCGGCTTCCCCAAGCGGGAGGAAAGCGAATACGACACCTTTGGCGTCGGCCACTCCTCCACCTCGATCTCGGCAGCACTGGGCATGGCCGTGGCGGCCAAGCTCAAGGGCGAAGACCGCAAGACGGTAGCCATCATCGGCGACGGCGCCATGACTGCGGGCCAGGCCTTCGAGGCCCTGAACAATGCGGGCGCGATGGATGCCAATATGCTGGTCATCCTCAACGACAACGAGATGTCGATCTCGCCCAACGTCGGCGCGCTCAACAATTACCTGGCCAAGCTGATTTCGGGCAAGTTTTTCAACACCGTGCGCAAGGGTGGCAGCAAGCTATTGGAGTCCATGCCCCCCGTGCATGAATTCGTGCGCCGCGCCGAGGAACACACCAAGGGCATGTTTACGCCCGGCACCTTGTTCGAGGAGTTCGGCTTCAACTATATCGGTCCGATCGACGGACACGACCTCGACGTCCTGATTCCGACCCTGCAGAACCTGCGCGAACTCGACGGCCCGCAGTTCCTCCATATCGTGACCCGCAAGGGGCAAGGCTACAAGCTCGCCGAGAACGACCCGGTGCTCTATCACGGCGTCAGCAAGTTCGACAAGGCAAATGGCATCGCGGGCGGCAAGGGCGGCGGCAAACCGAGCTACACCCAGATCTTTGGCGACTGGCTGTGCGACATGGCGGCACTCGACAAGCGCCTGGTCGGCATTACGCCGGCGATGCGCGAAGGCTCGGGACTGGTCCGCTTCGAGCAGGAGTTCCCCGAGCGCTATTTCGATGTCGGCATCGCCGAGCAGCATGCCGTCACCTATGCCGCAGGCGTTGCCTGCGAGGGCATGAAACCGGTCGTGGCGATCTACTCGACCTTCCTGCAGCGCGCCTATGACCAGTTGATCCACGATGTGGCCATCCAGAACCTGCCAGTCGTATTCGCAATCGACCGCGCAGGACTGGTCGGGGCAGACGGCCCAACACACGCCGGCAGCTTCGACATCGTCTACCTGCGCTGCATTCCGAACATGGTGGTCATGGCGCCATCCGACGAGAACGAATGCCGCCAGATGCTGTATACCGCCTTCCAGCTCGACCAACCGACTGCGGTGCGCTATCCGCGCGGCACCGGCCCCGGCGTCAGCATCGAGAAACAGATGACTACCCTGCCAGTGGGCAAAGGGGAAATCCGCCGCACGGGCCAGCACGTCGCCATCCTAGCGTTTGGCTCCATGCTCCAGCCCGCCTTGGCGGCAGCCGAGCAACTCGATGCAACGGTAGCCAACATGCGCTTCGTGAAGCCGCTCGACACCACACTGGTATTGCAACTGGCAGCAGCACACACCTTATTGGTAACGGTCGAGGAAGGCAGCATCATGGGCGGTGCAGGCTCCGCCGTTGCCGAAGCGCTCATGCAGGCTGGCGTTGCAGCAAATGTGCTGCAGCTCGGCCTGAAGGACGAATACGTCGAACACGGAGACCCCACCCTCCTGCTCGCCGATTGCGGCCTCAATACCGAAGGCATCCTCGCATCGATCAACAAGCGTTTGATTCAATTGCAGCAATAG
- a CDS encoding MerR family transcriptional regulator encodes MVEAVPTTDLPPIPAKRYFTIGEVSDLCGVKPHVLRYWEQEFTQLRPVKRRGNRRYYQHHEVLLIRRIRSLLYEQGFTISGARHRLDEEGGRPHVFEHVGGEPAAVASMESVRAELLHLLSYLDS; translated from the coding sequence ATGGTGGAAGCGGTTCCGACAACTGATCTGCCGCCTATTCCGGCCAAGCGTTATTTTACGATCGGAGAGGTTAGCGACTTGTGCGGCGTCAAGCCGCACGTCTTGCGTTACTGGGAGCAGGAGTTTACACAGCTGCGCCCGGTAAAGCGGCGCGGTAACCGGCGCTATTATCAGCACCATGAGGTGTTGCTGATTCGCCGGATCCGTTCTTTGCTGTACGAACAGGGCTTCACCATCAGTGGTGCCCGTCACCGCCTAGACGAGGAGGGCGGGCGGCCTCATGTGTTCGAACATGTGGGCGGTGAGCCTGCGGCCGTGGCGAGCATGGAGTCCGTGCGCGCCGAGTTGCTGCATTTGCTTAGCTATCTCGACTCCTGA
- a CDS encoding polyprenyl synthetase family protein, translating to MSTPDFLAWAGSRQQHLEGTLARLLPTAGSSPALLHDAMRYASLGGGKRVRPLLVYAAGELSQASAAHLDIAAASVELIHAYSLVHDDLPCMDDDTLRRGKPTVHVQFDEATALLAGDALQTLAFDLLANHAAARDVQSQLKMLGLLAQAAGSHGMAGGQAIDLASVGQALTLPELEHMHILKTGALIRASVMLGALAGGTLDDEERTRLDHFAKCVGLAFQVVDDVLDAEASTATLGKTAGKDAEHNKPTYVSLLGARDAKALAADLQADAQASLAGFGERAHRLAELADFIVTRQF from the coding sequence ATGAGCACCCCTGACTTTCTCGCCTGGGCAGGCAGCCGGCAGCAACATCTCGAAGGCACGCTGGCACGCCTGCTGCCCACCGCCGGCAGCTCCCCCGCCCTGTTGCACGATGCCATGCGCTATGCCAGCCTGGGCGGCGGCAAGCGGGTACGCCCCCTGCTGGTCTACGCAGCGGGCGAGCTGTCGCAGGCCAGCGCCGCTCACCTCGATATTGCCGCTGCATCGGTCGAACTGATCCACGCCTATTCGCTCGTGCATGACGATTTGCCTTGCATGGACGACGACACCTTACGCCGCGGCAAGCCGACCGTTCACGTTCAGTTCGACGAAGCCACCGCATTACTGGCCGGCGACGCCCTGCAAACCCTGGCTTTTGACCTGCTGGCCAACCATGCGGCGGCACGAGACGTGCAGTCGCAGCTGAAGATGCTTGGCCTGCTGGCACAGGCAGCAGGCTCGCACGGCATGGCGGGCGGGCAGGCAATCGACCTGGCTTCTGTCGGCCAAGCGCTCACGCTGCCTGAGCTTGAACACATGCACATCCTCAAGACTGGCGCGCTGATTCGCGCCTCGGTCATGCTGGGCGCCCTGGCCGGCGGCACGCTTGACGATGAGGAACGCACCCGCCTGGACCACTTCGCCAAATGTGTCGGCCTCGCCTTCCAGGTGGTCGACGATGTACTCGACGCCGAAGCCAGCACCGCCACGCTGGGAAAGACCGCCGGCAAGGATGCGGAGCACAACAAGCCAACCTATGTCTCGCTGCTCGGGGCCAGGGATGCCAAAGCACTTGCGGCGGATTTGCAGGCCGACGCGCAAGCCAGCCTTGCAGGCTTTGGCGAGCGCGCCCACCGCCTGGCCGAGCTTGCCGACTTTATCGTTACCCGCCAGTTTTAG
- the folE2 gene encoding GTP cyclohydrolase FolE2, producing MKPVDTQAIADVQNSPDHRNLAINKVGIKSIRHPLKVADKSGGVQHTIAVFNMYVHLPKHFKGTHMSRFVEILNSHEKEISVESFEAMAREMVERLEAESGYIEMSFPYFINKSAPISGVQSLLDYDITFVGEIRDGQYRQTMKVLVPVTSLCPCSKKISERGAHNQRSHVTITARTNDLVWIEDIVQLVEAQASCELYGLLKRPDEKFVTERAYDNPKFVEDMVRDVAAQLNRDSRIDAYVVESENFESIHNHSAYALIEADKTA from the coding sequence ATGAAACCAGTCGATACACAAGCCATCGCCGACGTACAAAATTCGCCAGATCATCGTAATCTGGCCATCAACAAAGTAGGCATCAAGTCCATCCGCCATCCGCTGAAGGTTGCGGACAAGAGTGGTGGCGTGCAGCACACCATCGCGGTCTTCAATATGTATGTGCATCTGCCCAAGCATTTCAAGGGCACGCACATGTCGCGCTTTGTCGAAATCCTCAACAGCCATGAGAAGGAAATCTCGGTCGAGTCCTTCGAAGCCATGGCTCGCGAAATGGTGGAGCGCCTGGAAGCCGAGTCCGGCTATATCGAAATGAGCTTCCCGTATTTCATCAACAAGTCAGCCCCGATCTCTGGTGTGCAGAGCCTGCTGGACTATGACATCACATTCGTCGGTGAAATTCGCGACGGCCAGTATCGCCAGACCATGAAGGTTCTAGTCCCGGTCACCAGCCTCTGCCCCTGCTCGAAGAAGATTTCGGAACGCGGCGCGCACAACCAGCGCTCTCATGTGACCATTACCGCACGCACCAACGACCTCGTCTGGATCGAAGACATCGTCCAGCTAGTTGAGGCACAGGCGTCATGTGAGCTGTACGGCCTGCTGAAGCGCCCCGACGAGAAGTTCGTCACCGAGCGAGCCTACGACAACCCGAAATTTGTTGAAGACATGGTACGGGACGTTGCCGCGCAGCTCAACCGCGACAGCCGGATCGACGCCTATGTCGTGGAGTCCGAGAATTTCGAATCCATTCACAACCATTCGGCCTACGCACTGATTGAAGCAGACAAGACAGCCTGA
- a CDS encoding integration host factor subunit alpha: MTLTKAELADLLFEKVGLNKREAKDMVESFFEEIRLSLEEGDSVKLSGFGNFQLRDKPQRPGRNPKTGEEIPITARRVVTFHASQKLKGMVEKHYGGSGSDN, encoded by the coding sequence ATGACGCTGACGAAAGCGGAGCTTGCTGACTTGTTGTTTGAGAAGGTTGGGCTCAACAAGCGTGAAGCAAAAGACATGGTGGAGTCTTTTTTTGAGGAAATTCGCTTGTCTCTCGAGGAGGGAGATAGCGTGAAGTTATCCGGTTTTGGCAATTTCCAGCTGCGCGACAAGCCGCAGCGTCCGGGCCGGAATCCCAAGACCGGAGAAGAAATTCCTATTACGGCGCGACGGGTCGTTACTTTTCACGCCAGCCAAAAACTAAAGGGAATGGTTGAGAAACACTATGGTGGAAGCGGTTCCGACAACTGA
- a CDS encoding DMT family transporter, giving the protein MLNISSRGALWMVLASLLFACMGVFVKIGSRYFTPAELVFYRAFVGLLVVWAIIVARGHPLGTPNWRLHLNRSVAGFSALALYFVTITRLPLPTAVTLNYTSSLFIAPLLVLLYRERPPLPLLLALALGFAGVVLLLRPTLAHDQLIDGLVGLASGFLAAIAMINVKSLGQSGEPEWRVVFYFSLFSTFASGAWMLLHRFSPVDWAGAGILLGMGGSATLAQLALTRAYATGATLVVASLAYSTVVFSTLAGWLLWQHVPPLSAWLGMLLVMLAGVLATLLTARRK; this is encoded by the coding sequence ATGCTGAATATCTCCTCCCGTGGTGCGCTCTGGATGGTGCTCGCCAGCCTCCTGTTCGCCTGCATGGGCGTGTTCGTCAAGATTGGCTCCCGTTACTTCACGCCGGCGGAGCTGGTGTTCTACCGGGCATTTGTCGGCTTGCTGGTGGTATGGGCCATCATCGTCGCCAGAGGCCATCCGCTGGGCACGCCAAACTGGCGCCTGCACCTCAATCGCAGTGTCGCCGGCTTCTCCGCGCTGGCCTTGTATTTCGTTACCATTACGCGCCTGCCATTGCCGACTGCGGTAACGCTGAACTACACCTCGTCCCTGTTCATCGCGCCGCTGCTGGTGCTGCTCTATCGCGAACGGCCGCCCTTGCCGCTGCTCCTCGCGCTGGCGCTGGGGTTTGCCGGGGTCGTGCTGCTGCTGCGGCCAACGCTGGCACATGATCAGCTGATCGACGGGCTGGTTGGCCTCGCATCGGGCTTTCTCGCCGCCATCGCCATGATCAATGTGAAGAGCCTGGGCCAGTCCGGTGAGCCGGAATGGCGAGTGGTATTCTATTTTTCCCTGTTCTCGACGTTCGCTTCGGGGGCATGGATGCTGCTGCATCGCTTCAGCCCTGTCGACTGGGCCGGGGCCGGCATCCTGCTTGGCATGGGCGGCTCTGCCACACTGGCGCAGCTGGCGCTGACGCGGGCTTACGCAACCGGGGCGACGCTGGTGGTGGCCAGCCTGGCCTATAGTACGGTAGTGTTCTCGACGCTGGCCGGCTGGCTGCTGTGGCAGCACGTGCCGCCGCTGTCGGCATGGCTGGGCATGCTGCTGGTGATGCTGGCCGGCGTACTCGCCACATTACTGACCGCACGCCGCAAATGA
- the pheS gene encoding phenylalanine--tRNA ligase subunit alpha translates to MQNVNMILDRGLAELQAAQDQVELEQVKARYLGKSGELTELLKQLGKLPPEEKRTVGAAINQAKQGFESAWSARRGELDAAKLAQQLAAEALDVTLPGRGNQVGGLHPVTLTQQRIEDLFRSMGFAVADGPEIETDFHNFEALNIPKDHPARAMQDTFYVEGGDVLRTHTSPIQIRYMLQNPPPIKIIAPGRVYRVDSDATHSPMFHQMEGLWVDEGVSFADLKAVLIDFLRQFFERDDLQVRFRPSFFPFTEPSAEIDVLGARGWLEIGGCGMVHPNVLRNVGIDSERFTGFAFGIGLDRFAMLRYGVNDLRLFFENDLAFLKQFN, encoded by the coding sequence ATGCAAAACGTGAACATGATACTTGATCGCGGTTTGGCCGAGCTGCAAGCGGCGCAGGACCAGGTCGAGTTGGAGCAAGTCAAGGCTCGCTATCTTGGCAAGAGTGGTGAACTGACTGAATTGCTGAAGCAGCTTGGCAAACTTCCGCCCGAAGAAAAACGGACTGTTGGCGCCGCTATCAACCAGGCAAAGCAGGGCTTCGAGTCAGCATGGTCGGCGCGAAGAGGCGAACTGGATGCGGCAAAGCTCGCACAGCAGCTGGCCGCCGAGGCGCTCGATGTGACACTGCCAGGCCGCGGCAATCAGGTTGGTGGTTTGCATCCGGTGACGCTGACGCAACAGCGTATCGAGGACTTGTTCCGCTCCATGGGCTTCGCTGTTGCAGATGGCCCCGAAATCGAAACAGACTTCCATAACTTCGAAGCACTCAATATTCCGAAAGATCACCCCGCACGGGCGATGCAGGATACGTTTTACGTCGAGGGCGGGGATGTGTTGCGTACCCATACCTCCCCCATTCAAATCCGTTACATGTTGCAGAACCCGCCACCGATCAAGATCATTGCCCCCGGGCGGGTGTATCGCGTCGATTCCGATGCCACCCATTCGCCGATGTTCCATCAAATGGAGGGGCTGTGGGTTGACGAGGGAGTCAGTTTCGCCGACCTCAAGGCGGTGTTGATCGACTTCCTGCGTCAATTTTTCGAGCGAGACGATCTGCAGGTGCGTTTCCGCCCTTCATTCTTTCCGTTTACCGAACCTTCCGCTGAAATTGATGTGCTTGGTGCCCGGGGCTGGCTAGAGATCGGCGGGTGCGGCATGGTGCACCCGAACGTATTGAGGAATGTCGGTATCGACAGCGAGCGTTTCACGGGTTTCGCTTTTGGCATCGGTCTCGATCGCTTTGCCATGCTGCGCTATGGCGTCAACGACTTGCGCCTGTTCTTCGAGAACGATCTCGCCTTTCTCAAGCAGTTCAACTGA
- the pheT gene encoding phenylalanine--tRNA ligase subunit beta: MKFSEQWLRTLVNPPLNSEELAHQLTMAGLEVEENQPAAPDFDKVVVAEVLSVTRHENADRLNVCQVNIGQVEPIQIVCGAPNVAPGVKVPCALVGANLPGDFKIKQAKVRGVESFGMLCSGDELGMPDGIDGLLLLPVDAPVGEDFREYFGLNDRVFTLKLTPNRADCLSLSGIARELAALNEMTVPVPARHDIAESSAKQLEVVLDAPEACPRYCGRVVSSVDFNAPTPLWMVRRLARSGVRSISAIVDVTNYVMLELGQPMHAFDLAKIEGRVHARLARGGEQITLLNDKTIALEPDMLVIADDAKPLALAGIMGGGDSAISAATQDIFLESAYFDPAVIHGKSRRLGFGSDSSYRFERGVDFELQRTALERATELILDICGGESGAVSEACASLPVRHAVNLRVSRIARVLGVSLEAGAIVAMLERLGLRCSLAGDVIQVQPPSFRFDLVIEEDLIEEVARLYGYDTVPVRPPLGQMSMLPQPTGARALPLIKQGMVGCGYQEVINYAFVDEQWEMDLAGNTAPVKLINPIASQMGVMRSTLLGGLIATLQHNLNRKHERVRLFEVGRVFLRADNQLEQPERLAGLAYGPRVQEQWGAAAQAVDFFDVKADVEALFWPRPLRFEAAPHPAMHPGRSAKVWFDDKLVGWLGELHPNWVQKYDLNRAPVMFELELGILAASELPQAAPISKFQAVRRDIAVVVDEHVSVQALLDSLVSEKISIISEIALFDVYRGKGVDAGCKSLAFRILLQDADKTLTDQEVDGAVARLVAAVHEKHGAKLRM; this comes from the coding sequence ATGAAATTCTCTGAACAATGGTTGCGAACCCTCGTCAACCCGCCGTTGAATAGTGAAGAGCTGGCGCACCAGTTGACGATGGCGGGGCTTGAGGTAGAGGAAAACCAGCCTGCAGCACCTGACTTCGATAAGGTGGTCGTCGCCGAGGTGCTGAGTGTGACGCGCCACGAAAATGCAGATCGCCTCAACGTGTGCCAAGTCAATATTGGCCAGGTCGAACCTATACAGATCGTGTGTGGCGCCCCAAACGTCGCGCCGGGGGTGAAGGTGCCGTGTGCGTTGGTCGGTGCAAATCTGCCCGGCGATTTCAAGATCAAGCAGGCCAAGGTGCGCGGTGTCGAGTCGTTTGGCATGCTGTGCTCCGGTGATGAGCTGGGTATGCCGGATGGCATCGATGGCTTGTTGTTGTTACCCGTCGACGCACCTGTGGGTGAAGATTTCCGCGAATATTTCGGGCTCAACGACCGCGTGTTCACGCTTAAGCTGACGCCGAATCGTGCTGATTGCCTATCCCTGTCCGGCATTGCCCGTGAGCTTGCCGCGCTGAACGAAATGACCGTGCCTGTACCCGCACGTCACGATATCGCCGAGTCGAGTGCTAAACAGCTCGAGGTAGTGCTTGACGCGCCCGAGGCGTGCCCGCGGTATTGCGGTCGCGTCGTCAGCAGCGTCGATTTTAATGCCCCGACGCCCCTGTGGATGGTGCGGCGACTCGCGCGTAGCGGGGTGCGCAGCATTTCGGCCATCGTCGACGTGACGAACTATGTGATGCTCGAACTTGGGCAGCCCATGCACGCCTTCGATCTGGCCAAGATCGAGGGGCGAGTTCATGCACGATTGGCCCGTGGCGGTGAACAGATCACGCTGCTGAACGACAAGACCATCGCGCTCGAGCCGGACATGCTGGTTATTGCCGATGACGCCAAGCCTCTGGCATTGGCCGGGATTATGGGGGGGGGGGACAGCGCGATTTCGGCCGCAACCCAGGATATTTTCCTGGAAAGCGCATATTTTGACCCAGCCGTCATCCATGGCAAATCGCGTCGGCTCGGTTTTGGGTCGGACTCCTCCTACCGATTCGAACGAGGTGTCGATTTCGAGCTGCAACGTACCGCATTGGAGCGTGCGACCGAGCTGATTCTCGATATTTGTGGCGGTGAGTCCGGCGCCGTGAGCGAAGCCTGTGCCAGCTTGCCGGTACGCCATGCCGTCAATTTGCGAGTCAGCCGGATCGCCAGGGTACTTGGCGTGAGCTTGGAGGCCGGGGCGATTGTTGCCATGCTGGAACGCCTTGGCTTGCGTTGCTCGCTTGCGGGCGACGTGATTCAGGTCCAGCCGCCATCGTTCCGTTTCGATCTCGTGATCGAGGAGGACCTGATCGAGGAGGTGGCACGCCTATACGGTTATGACACCGTTCCCGTGCGCCCCCCGCTCGGTCAAATGTCGATGTTGCCGCAGCCGACTGGCGCACGTGCACTCCCGCTGATCAAGCAAGGGATGGTTGGGTGTGGTTACCAGGAGGTCATCAACTATGCATTTGTCGATGAGCAGTGGGAAATGGACTTGGCTGGGAATACTGCGCCAGTCAAGCTGATCAACCCGATCGCCAGCCAAATGGGCGTGATGCGCTCCACATTGCTGGGGGGGCTGATCGCGACGCTGCAGCACAATCTGAATCGCAAGCATGAACGGGTTCGCCTGTTTGAGGTTGGGCGGGTGTTTTTGCGGGCCGACAATCAGCTCGAGCAGCCCGAGCGGCTGGCAGGACTGGCTTATGGTCCTCGCGTCCAGGAGCAGTGGGGGGCTGCGGCGCAAGCAGTCGATTTCTTTGACGTCAAGGCTGACGTCGAGGCCCTGTTCTGGCCCCGGCCGTTGCGTTTCGAGGCGGCACCGCATCCGGCTATGCATCCGGGGCGTAGTGCGAAGGTTTGGTTCGATGACAAGCTAGTTGGCTGGCTCGGTGAATTGCATCCCAATTGGGTGCAGAAATATGACCTGAACCGTGCGCCGGTTATGTTCGAATTGGAGCTTGGAATTTTGGCCGCGAGCGAGTTGCCGCAGGCCGCACCCATATCCAAATTCCAGGCTGTGCGCCGTGACATTGCTGTTGTTGTTGATGAGCATGTATCGGTACAAGCCTTGCTTGACTCGCTTGTGTCTGAAAAAATCAGTATAATCAGCGAGATAGCATTGTTCGATGTATATCGCGGCAAAGGCGTTGATGCGGGCTGCAAGAGCCTGGCATTCCGTATCCTGTTGCAGGATGCGGACAAGACCCTGACCGACCAGGAGGTCGATGGAGCGGTGGCACGTCTTGTGGCTGCGGTGCATGAAAAGCATGGCGCGAAACTTAGAATGTAG
- a CDS encoding aromatic ring-hydroxylating dioxygenase subunit alpha has translation MSDLANANALHVAAEPQLPVHWYFDEHILEIEREVLFKNGPGYIGHELMVPNVNDYQTLEWFGHAKTLIRNEQGVELLSNVCRHRQAIMLKGRGNTPNIVCPLHRWTYSNAGELLGAPHFPQNPCLHLNKSPLQNWNGMLFNGPRDVRQDLAKLGVAQDLDFSNYMLHKIEVDELKCNWKTFIEVYLEDYHVVPFHPGLGNFVDCDQLRWEFGEWYSVQTVGVLDELKKSGSAAYQKWQESVINYRNGEPPEHGAIWLVYYPNIMVEWYPHCLVVSTLIPTAVDKTINVIEFYYPEDIVLFEPEYAEAEQAAYMETGVEDKEIVERMDEGRRALWLEGRNEVGPYQSPMEDGMRHFHEFLRREIEPRL, from the coding sequence ATGTCTGATCTGGCTAACGCAAACGCGTTGCACGTAGCGGCCGAGCCGCAGCTCCCGGTTCATTGGTACTTTGATGAACATATCCTTGAGATAGAAAGGGAGGTGCTGTTCAAGAACGGCCCGGGCTACATTGGGCACGAGCTCATGGTGCCCAACGTCAACGACTATCAAACACTGGAATGGTTCGGGCATGCCAAGACGTTGATTCGCAACGAGCAGGGCGTCGAGCTGCTGTCCAATGTCTGCCGCCATCGTCAGGCCATCATGCTGAAGGGCCGTGGCAATACCCCCAATATCGTGTGCCCGCTGCACCGCTGGACATACAGCAATGCCGGCGAATTGCTCGGTGCCCCGCATTTTCCGCAAAACCCTTGCCTGCATTTGAACAAGTCGCCGCTGCAGAACTGGAACGGCATGCTGTTCAATGGCCCGCGCGACGTGCGCCAGGATTTGGCGAAGCTCGGTGTGGCGCAGGATCTCGATTTCTCCAACTACATGTTGCACAAGATCGAGGTCGATGAGCTGAAGTGCAACTGGAAGACGTTCATCGAAGTCTATCTCGAGGACTATCATGTAGTGCCGTTCCACCCTGGCCTGGGCAATTTTGTCGATTGCGATCAGCTCAGGTGGGAATTTGGTGAGTGGTATTCGGTACAGACGGTGGGGGTGCTGGACGAGCTGAAAAAGTCAGGGTCCGCTGCGTACCAGAAATGGCAGGAATCCGTCATCAACTATCGCAACGGCGAGCCGCCGGAGCATGGCGCGATCTGGCTGGTGTACTACCCCAATATCATGGTCGAGTGGTATCCGCATTGCCTGGTGGTGTCGACGCTGATCCCGACCGCCGTGGACAAGACCATCAACGTTATCGAGTTCTACTACCCGGAAGACATCGTGCTCTTCGAGCCCGAGTACGCCGAGGCAGAGCAGGCCGCCTACATGGAGACCGGCGTCGAGGACAAGGAAATCGTCGAGCGCATGGATGAGGGGCGTCGTGCCCTGTGGCTCGAAGGGCGGAACGAAGTCGGCCCCTACCAGTCACCGATGGAGGATGGCATGCGGCATTTCCATGAGTTCCTGCGGCGCGAGATCGAGCCACGCTTGTAA